The Molothrus ater isolate BHLD 08-10-18 breed brown headed cowbird chromosome 1, BPBGC_Mater_1.1, whole genome shotgun sequence genome includes a window with the following:
- the LOC118695088 gene encoding uncharacterized protein LOC118695088: protein MAVFSHPDTATPTIAEATKRERKENLQNNTPQSLRPRPGGKPVPRTAGTIRRSPSPATTGGQKRRNTSRLAAAAPRGSPRAPSATFLPSRCLPTSSRSRAETARPGQQRHPRPPRHPRPQPPARCGPATHLSGERSPRLPLLQEPLFPSPLLPAMVAASARSRIQRETDSCGCFPRSQLLLLLPPSPPSPAQCSAAAPWGETPAAPKGEAAPAAPARKLSGEG from the coding sequence ATGGCGGTATTTTCTCACCCTGATACAGCGACACCCACAATCGCTGAAGCAACGAAGCGGGAGCGAAAAGAGAACTTGCAGAACAACACGCCCCAAAGCCtccggccccggcccgggggAAAGCCCGTCCCACGCACGGCGGGGACCATTCGCCGCAGCCCCTCTCCGGCCACTACCGGCGGCCAGAAGCGGCGGAACACGAGCAGgctcgccgccgccgccccgcgggGCAGCCCCCGGGCGCCCTCGGCAACTTTTCTCCCTTCCCGCTGCCTGCCGACATCCAGCCGCTCTAGAGCGGAGACAGCCCGGCCGGGGCAGCAGCGGCACCCCCGGCCCCCGCGGCACCCTCGCCCGCAGCCGCCCGCACGCTGCGGCCCCGCTACCCACCTCAGCGGCGAGCGGAGCCCCCGGCTGCCGCTGCTGCAGGAGCcgcttttcccctctcccctcctccccgcTATGGTCGCCGCCTCTGCCCGGAGCCGGATACAGAGAGAAACTGATTCATGTGGCTGCTTCCCTCgttctcagctgctgctgctgctgccgccgtcGCCGCCTTCCCCGGCCCAATGCTCGGCAGCAGCCCCGTGGGGGGAAACGCCGGCAGCGCCGAAGGGAGAGGcagccccggccgcccccgcgAGGAAACTCTCCGGGGAAGGCTGA